The DNA segment TGTACGGCGGCCGGCCCGAAGCGCACTGACACGCCGGAAGCGTGGTGACACGGCCCGAAGCGTGCTGACGCGGCCGGAGGCGGCCTGACGCGAACGGATATGTCGCGGCGTCAGGGAGTCCCGGCTGAGTGTGTTTTGTCGCGGTTCTGTCACGCGACGGCCGCCGCGGGGAACGGAGGGAACCTTTCCCGCGGCCTGATCCTCTTTCTCCACGCACTGGAACGGATCACGCACATCACACGAACCTGGAGCAGCCCGTGACAACGCCGGACATTGCAGCGCGGCGCGTACTGGGGGCCTGTGCCGCCCTGGTGGTCGGCGCCCTCACCCTCACGGGGTGCGGTGGCAACGCCAACGCCACCAACGGTGGCGGCGAGAACGGAAAGAACTCTTCCCGGACGTCGACGGCGAAGATAGCGATCTCGGCCAAGGACGGTTCGACCGGCGCGTCCATCAACGCGACCGGGGTGAAGGTCAGCGGGGGGCGGCTGACCGAGGTGAGGATGACCGCGGCGGGGTCGGGTCGGAGCGTGGCGGGCGCGATGTCGGCGGACGGCGGCAGCTGGAAGCCCAAGCAGCGGCTGGAGCGTGGGACGAAGTACGAGATAGAGGCGACCGCGAAGGACGCGGGCGGACGCACGGCCGCGGCCAACGCCATCTTCACGACGGTCACCACCTCCAACAGCTTCATCGGCACCTACACGCCGGACGACGGCACGACGGTGGGCGTGGGCATGCCGGTGTCGTTCACCTTCGACAAGTCCATCACCGACAAGAAGGCCGTGCAGTCGCACATCGCGGTCAGCTCCAGCAGCGGCCAGCAGGTCGTGGGGCACTGGTTCGGCGACCAGCGCCTGGACTTCCGCCCGGACGACTACTGGAAGGCCGGCTCCAAGGTCACGATGCGCATCGACC comes from the Streptomyces sp. NBC_00820 genome and includes:
- a CDS encoding L,D-transpeptidase; amino-acid sequence: MTTPDIAARRVLGACAALVVGALTLTGCGGNANATNGGGENGKNSSRTSTAKIAISAKDGSTGASINATGVKVSGGRLTEVRMTAAGSGRSVAGAMSADGGSWKPKQRLERGTKYEIEATAKDAGGRTAAANAIFTTVTTSNSFIGTYTPDDGTTVGVGMPVSFTFDKSITDKKAVQSHIAVSSSSGQQVVGHWFGDQRLDFRPDDYWKAGSKVTMRIDLDGVQGANGVYGVQKRTVSFTVGRSQVSTVDARTQTMTVTRDGRTLRTVPISAGSPQHTTYNGKMVISEKFTQTRMDGSTVGFGGEYDISDVPHAMRLTASGTFVHGNYWYNKGNPPFGREGTSHGCVGLADVQGAGGATTAKWFFDNSLVGDVVVVRNSPDSTVAPDNGLNGWNMAWSAWTAGSAV